A genomic segment from Barrientosiimonas humi encodes:
- a CDS encoding NAD-dependent malic enzyme codes for MTSPSISSSLTVRLELPGRPTAVSELSGAVERAGGLVTALDITSSSNDRMQVDVTLNARDTDHGDQIVDAMRSVEGVVIGKVSDRTFLVHLGGKLEVKPKVPIRNRDDLSLIYTPGVARVCMAIAEKPSDARNLTIKRNTVAVLTDGSAVLGLGDIGPLAALPVMEGKAALFKRFADIDAFPICLDTYDTEEIIRTAKAIAPVFAGINLEDISAPRCFEIEERLRDELDIPVFHDDQHGTAIVVLAALRNALRVVGKELEGVRIAMSGAGAAGTAILKLLIKAGARDVVVTDINGVIHRERPDVSTGSNPHLQWIAEHTNERGLQGNLKDAIRGADVLIGVSAPNLLTGDDIATMAEGSIVFALANPVPEVDPAAAAQHAAVVATGRSDFANQINNVLVFPGVFRGLLDAHADEVSDEVLLAAAKAVSDTVPREELNAAYIIPSVFHPNLSASVAEAVEAAAKGEPAGS; via the coding sequence ATGACCAGTCCGTCGATCTCCAGCTCCCTGACCGTCCGCCTCGAGCTCCCCGGTCGACCGACCGCCGTCAGCGAGCTGTCCGGAGCCGTCGAGCGTGCCGGCGGGCTCGTCACCGCTCTCGACATCACCTCCTCCTCGAACGACCGGATGCAGGTCGACGTCACGCTCAACGCGCGCGACACCGACCACGGCGACCAGATCGTCGACGCGATGCGCTCGGTCGAGGGCGTCGTCATCGGCAAGGTGTCCGACCGCACGTTCCTGGTCCACCTCGGCGGCAAGCTCGAGGTCAAGCCGAAGGTGCCCATCCGCAACCGCGACGACCTGTCGCTGATCTACACCCCGGGCGTCGCCCGGGTGTGCATGGCGATCGCCGAGAAGCCTTCGGACGCAAGGAATCTCACGATCAAGCGCAACACGGTGGCCGTGCTCACAGACGGTTCCGCCGTGCTCGGTCTCGGTGACATCGGCCCGCTGGCCGCGCTGCCGGTCATGGAGGGCAAGGCCGCGCTGTTCAAGCGCTTCGCCGACATCGACGCCTTCCCGATCTGCCTCGACACCTACGACACCGAGGAGATCATCCGCACCGCCAAGGCGATCGCGCCGGTGTTCGCCGGCATCAACCTCGAGGACATCTCGGCGCCGCGCTGCTTCGAGATCGAGGAGCGGCTGCGCGACGAGCTCGACATCCCCGTCTTCCACGACGACCAGCACGGCACCGCGATCGTGGTGCTGGCCGCGCTGCGCAACGCGCTGCGCGTCGTCGGCAAGGAGCTCGAGGGCGTGCGCATCGCGATGAGCGGTGCCGGCGCCGCGGGCACCGCGATCCTCAAGCTGCTCATCAAGGCCGGAGCGCGTGACGTCGTCGTCACCGACATCAACGGCGTCATCCACCGTGAGCGACCCGACGTGAGCACCGGCAGCAACCCGCACCTGCAGTGGATCGCCGAGCACACCAACGAGCGCGGCCTGCAGGGCAACCTCAAGGACGCGATCCGCGGCGCCGACGTGCTGATCGGGGTCTCCGCCCCGAACCTGCTGACCGGCGACGACATCGCGACCATGGCCGAGGGCTCGATCGTGTTTGCCCTGGCCAACCCGGTGCCCGAGGTCGACCCCGCCGCCGCGGCGCAGCACGCCGCGGTCGTCGCGACCGGGCGCAGCGACTTCGCCAACCAGATCAACAACGTGCTGGTCTTCCCCGGCGTCTTCCGCGGGCTGCTCGACGCGCACGCCGACGAGGTCTCCGACGAGGTGCTGCTCGCAGCCGCCAAGGCGGTCAGCGACACCGTGCCGCGCGAGGAGCTCAACGCGGCGTACATCATCCCCAGCGTGTTCCACCCCAACCTCTCGGCGTCGGTCGCCGAGGCGGTCGAGGCGGCCGCGAAGGGCGAGCCCGCCGGGTCCTGA